The genomic DNA CGACAAACGCATCGCCACGAATTTCGCCGCGGCACTGCAGATGGATGGCGATGCCGATCAATCGCTGGCGGTGATGCGCAAGCTCGCGATCGCCTACCCCAAGGACCGGGACGTGCTCGCCGCTTATGGCAAGGCGCTTGCCGCCAATGGGCAGTTCGAGCAGGCGCTCGATGCCGTGCGCCGCGCGCAGACGCCGGAATATCCGGACTGGCGGCTGGTGTCGGCGGAAGCCGCTATCCTCGACCAGATGGGCCAGCGCGACGAAGCGCGCCAGGATTATCGCAAGGCGCTCGAGCTCAAGCCGAACGAACCTTCCATCCTCTCCAACCTCGGCATGTCCTACGTGCTCGAAGGGGACCTGCGCACGGCGGAAACCTACATGCGCTCGGCAGCGCAGCAGCCGAGCGCCGACAGCCGCGTGCGGCAGAACCTGGCGCTGGTCGTCGGCCTGCAGGGCCGCTTCGACGAGGCCGAGAAGATCGCCTCGCAGGAGCTCTCGCCGGAACAGGCGCAGGCCAACATCGCTTATCTGCGCCAGATGCTTGCCCAGCAGAATGCCTGGAGCCAGCTCAAGGATCAGGACAAGGACAAGGCAAAGGTCGCGACGAACTGACCGCGCGCGACGCAATTGCGGACGGAAAAACCGCTGCACTTTTCCTGAAAAAGCCGCGCGGCATTCCCCGCGCGGCCTTCCTCCATTCGGCTGTGGCTTCTACTGACTGCTGGAACTGTGCTGGTCGCCGAAGATGCCGCGCTGGCTGACCTGGATGCCGGCAGGTCCCAGAATGATGGCGAACAGAACCGGCAGGAAGAACAGGATCATCGGCACGGTAAGCTTCGGCGGAAGTGCTGCGGCCTTCTTCTCGGCCGCGTTCATGCGCATGTCGCGGCTTTCCGAGGCCAGCACGCGCAGCGCATGCGCCACCGGCGTGCCGTAGCGCTCGGCCTGAACCAGGGCCTGGGATACGGACTTCACCGATTCCAGGCCGGTGCGGCTCGCCAGATTTTCATAGGCAACCTTGCGCTCCTGCAGGTAGGAGAGCTCGGCATTGGTAAGCACGAACTCCTCGGCGAGCGCCACCGACTGCGCGCCGATCTCGTCGGCAACCTTGCGCAGCGCCGCTTCCACCGACATGCCGGATTCGACGCAGATCAGCATCAGGTCGAGCGCGTCCGGCCACGCCAGCTGGATCGACTGCTTGCGCTTTGTCGCGCGGTTGTTGACGTAGAGTATCGGCGCGTAGAAGCCGGCATAGGCGACGAGAATGCAGACAAACAGCTTGATGAAGGCCGGCTGCTGCGGCAATCCGCCGAGCACGAAGACATAGATGGCCGCCAGGGCGAAACCGACGAAGGGCAGAACCAGGCGGAAGAACAGAAAGCGCGTCAGCGGATTCTGGCCGCGGAAACCCGCGACCTTGAGCTTTTGCAGCGTGCCTTCATCGGCCAGCGCACGCCTCAGATCCAGCCGGTCGACAATGTTGCGCATGCCGATCGACTGCTCCTCGCGCAGGCCCTTGCGGCGGCGGTCGGCTTCGTTGGCGAGGCGCGCACGCTGCTTGGAGCGCAGCTCGTCACGCTCGAGCGCCACGGTTTTCATGCGCGCCTTGAGCTGATTGCCGCCAAGCGCCGGCATGAGCGTGAAGACGGTCGCAAAAACCGCGATGCCAACCAGGAGCGCGATCAGGAAGGAAGGATCGGTAAGCGTCTTGACGACCTGGTCTGTCATTGGATCCGCGTTCCTACACTTCGAAATTCATCATCTTGCGCATCACCAGGATGCCGATCGACATCCAGACGCCGGAACAGCCGAGGATCAGGTTGCCGACGCTGGTCGTGAACAGCGGCATGATGTAGTTCGGACTCGAAAGATAGACGAGAAAGGCGACGACGAACGGCAAGGCGCCGATGATGACGGCGGATGCCTTCGCTTCCATCGACAGCGCCTGAACCTTGGCCTTCATCTTCTTGCGGTCGCGCAGCACGCGCGAAAGGTTGCCCAGCGCCTCGGAGAGGTTGCCGCCGGCCTGCGACTGGATCTGGATGACGATGCCGAAGAAGCCCGCCTCGGTGCACGGCATGGTCTCGGACATGCGCAAGGTGGCATCGGGGATGGACAGACCCATCTGCTGGGAATCGACAATGCGGCGGAACTCGGCCCGGACGGGCTCGGGAGATTCATTGGCGATCAGGCGGATCGCGTCGTTCAGCGGCAGGCCCGACTTGACCGCGCGCACGATAATGTCGAGGGCATTCGGGAACTCCTCCAGGAAAGCCTTCACCCGGCGCGCGCGGCGAAACGAGACGAACCATCGCGGCAGGCCGAAGGCGCCAGCCAGCAGAGCGCCCGGCAGCGCAAACAGCGGCGCGCCGCCAAGATAGGCAAGGAATGTCAGGACGACGCCGCAGATCACCGAGTAGACGTAGAAGCGCTCGATGGAAACCGTCATGCCGGCCTGGCGGATCTGGGCCCTCAATGGCGGCTTCTTGACGTTGCGGTCGTTGGTTTTCTGCTTTTCATCGAGCTGCTTGAGCGAATCCTGAAGGCTCTTGCGCCGCTTGACCGCCTCCGCCGCCCGGTCGCGCGAGGCCTTCACCACCGACCGGTCGGTCTCGGCCGTCTTGATCGTCTCAAGCCGCTTGCCGGCCTGCTTTTCGTTATCGATGCGCGTCAACAGGAAAGCATAGGCCATCGCGCCGGCGCTGAAGCCGGCGAGCACGACGAAAGCCAGAACCGTGGTGTCAATTCCGAACATCGATCGGGATCCCCAGGACATTTCGCCGTTTCAAAGAAACGGCGAACCGCCCTATTTCTTTGTTTAGACGCAATTCCGGACGGAAAACCGCTTCACACTTTTCCTGGAATTGCTTCACACCTCCAGATGCATCAGTCAGCGCGTTTCTCCATCGCCTCGAGCGCGTTGGCGAGGCGCTGCTCCTCGCCATAGTAGCGGGCGCGATCCCAGAAATGCGGCCGGCCGATGCCGGTGGAGACATGCTCGCCGATCAGACGGCCGTTCGCGTCTTCGCCCTTGATGTTGTAGAGGACGATATCCTGGGTGATGATGACGTCGCCTTCCATGCCGATCACCTCGGTGATGTGGGTGATGCGGCGCGAGCCATCGCGCAGGCGAGCCGCTTGGATGATCACGTCGACCGAGCCGACGACGATCTCGCGCACGGTCCTCTGCGGCAGCGAGTAGCCGCCCATGGCTATCATCGATTCGATACGGTTCAGGCACTCGCGCGGACTGTTGGAGTGGATCGTTCCCATCGAACCGTCATGGCCGGTGTTCATGGCCTGCAGAAGGTCGAACACTTCCGGTCCGCGCACCTCGCCGACGATGATCCGTTCGGGCCGCATGCGCAGGCAGTTCTTGACGAGGTCGCGCATCGTCACCTCGCCTTCGCCCTCGAGATTGGGCGGCCTGGTTTCGAGACGGACTACGTGCGGCTGCTGCAGTTGCAACTCGGCCGAGTCCTCGCAGGTGATGACGCGTTCCTCGCGATCGATGTAGTTGGTCAGGCAGTTGAGCAGCGTCGTCTTGCCCGAGCCGGTACCGCCGGAGATGACGACATTGCAGCGGACGCGGCCGATGATCTTGAGGATCTCCGCGCCCTGCGGCGAGATGGCGCCGAACTTGACCAGCTGGTCGAGCGTCAGCTTGTCCTTCTTGAACTTGCGGATGGTGAGCGCGGTGCCATCGAGGGAGAGCGGCGGCGCGATCACATTGACGCGCGAACCGTCGGGAAGACGCGCGTCGCAAATCGGGCTCGATTCATCGACGCGGCGGCCGACCTGGCTGACGATGCGCTGGCAGATGTTGAGCAGCTGCTGATTGTCGCGAAAGCGGATGCCGGTCTGTTCGACCTTGCCATTGACCTCGATGTAGACGTTCTTGGAGCCGTTGACCATGATATCGGCGATGTCGTCGCGCGCGAGCAACGGCTCCAGCGGCCCATAGCCGAGCACGTCGTTGCAGATGTCCTCGAGCAGCTCTTCCTGCTCGGAGATCGACATCGCGAAGTTCTTGATCGCGATGATGTCGTTGACGATGTCGCGGATTTCCTCGCGCGCGCTTTCGGGATCGAGCTTGGCGAGTTGCGACAGGTCGATCGTGTCGATCAGCGCGGAAAACACCTGACTCTTGGTGTCGTAATAGGTCTCGCTGCGCTCGCGCTGGACCCTCCTTGGCGGCTCGGGCGCCATCGGCGGCGCCTCGACCGGACGGCGGGCGGGCGAGGCAGCAGGCGTGCTGGGCGCCGGCGCGGCCGGCCGATCGACAGCCATCGTCCCGGCCGAAACGGGCGCGGCGGGAGGAGGTGCCGGCGGACGGAATTCGGGAGCTGCCCGGTTGCCGTCGTCTTTGCCTCTTTTACCAAACATGATCGACTACCCGATACGGCCCCATGAGCGTCACTTCTTGTTGCGCGACAGCTTGCCTAGGATGGAACCCAGCCCGGCCTTCTTCTTCGTCTTGATCTCGCTGCGTCCGGTCAGCACATGGGCGATTTCGTTGATCGTGCCGACGACCGGGCTCTTGGCGTCCATCTCGCCAAGCATGCGGCCGTTGTTGGCCGCGTTGCCGAACAGCAGAGGCTCGAAATTGATCACCGCCATGGGCGTGATGCCGAGCGGTTCGGAAAAATCCGAAGCCGCGATCTCCGGCCGCTTCGGAACGCCTGCCTGATTGATGATCAGCTTCGGCGGCGGGTCGTTCGGGCGCAGCCGCTTCAGCACGTCCACCATATTCTTGGTGTTGCGCAGATTGGCGAGTTCGGGCGTGGCCGTGATGACGATCTCATCGGCCTTGATCAGCGTGCTCTTCGACCATCCGCTCCAGATATGAGGGACATCGAGCACGAGCAAAGGCGCGCTGCGCTGCGCCGTTTCGATGATCTGCGCGAAGGCGTCTGCATCGAAATCGTAGACGCGCTCGAGCGTAGAGGGTGCCGCGAGCAGGGACAAATGCTCGGCGCACTGCGCGAGCAGCCGGTCGAGATAGACCTCATCGACCCGCTCGGGCGAAAACACCGCCTCGGCGATACCCTGCGCGGGATCCTGGTCGAAGTTGATGTTGGCGGTGCCGAAAGCGAGGTCGAGATCGGCTACGACGACTTCCGACTTGAACAATGACGACATCGCCCACGCGACGTTGTGAGCGATCGTCGAGGAGCCGACGCCGCCCTTGGCGCCGACGAAGGCGATGGAGCGGCCGATCGGATCGGACTCGGGATCGACGAAGATCGACGATACGACGCTGACGATATCGGTCATCGAGACCGGCGCGATGACATATTCGGAAATGCCGGAGCGGATGAGTTCGCGGTAGAGGCCGACATCGTTGTAGTGGCCGACAACCACGACCTTAGAAGACGGATCGCAATGTTCCGCGAGCTGAGCGAGTTGCTCGAGCAGCTGTTTCGGCTCGCTGCGCGATTCCAGCAGGATCAGGTTGGGTGTCGGTGCCGACTGGTAGAATTCGATCGCGGTGGCGATGCCGCCCATATGAACCTTGAGATGGGCCTTGGCCATGCGGCGATCCTCGCCGGCGCGCTCGATGGGGTTGGCGACGCCCTCGGTCTCGCAGAAGGCCTGGATCGAGATGCGCGGCACCGGACGCAGCGCCTGCATGGCCGCAATGTCCTGCTGCGAAAGATCGCCGGTATCCGAGGGCGTGTCGTAGGCGAGATTGCTCATCGTCATGCTCTTTCCGTCATCGGCGCGGCTCAGTATGTCACTTCCGAATTGCCGAGGAACTCGTTCGAAATGCCTCTCGCGCGATAAAGGTCGATCACCGCGCCGCGATTTTCGGCGTCGATATCGGTCTGCTTGCGCGGCCCGAGCAGATCATTGGGGTTGGCCATCTGAGCGGCAAGGTTGTTCTGATAGGAGCAGCCGAAATCGGCATAGTGCCGGTTTTCCGAGGTCTGCAGCAGGTCGTCCGGCCAGCGCCCGCATTTGTCGGTCTGCGCTCTCACCGCGACGAAGGCGACGCGGATCGGAGCCGAAGCCTCGGGCACGGCCGACTGATAGGACGTCATGACGATCCGGTCGCGCCTGACGCCGGCGGCCGCGGCAACCCTGGCGAAATCTCGACCCGCCACAAGTGCCGCCACTTCGTTGGCGGCCCCTCTCGGGATCGCGATGGTAAGCGATGGGGCGGCGCTCTTGTCATAGCCGCCGAGGAAGCCGAGAAGCGTGTCGCGCTGGGCACCGGTCATGCCGCGATCGCCAGCGCCGACAGGCAGGTCGATCTTCTGGTTCTTCTCGGCGATGACGATGGGATGATTGGTGCGATAGTCGTCCGGTATGGCGCCGACCGTCACGCTGTCGCGGTGCCAGTTGGCGCAGCCGGCGAGCGAGGCCGCAAGCGCGATCGCCAGGGCCGGGACGACAGACCGGCGGATCCGCTCGCGGCCCGATCCTGCCGTCGCGATCGTGATGGCCTTAGATGCTGACTGAGACATGTCCGCCTTCCCGCTCATTTGTAGATGAAGCCGACGACGCCGTGGTAACGGCCCGCCGGCCTATCGGTCTGCATGGTGCCGTAGACGCGATTGACACGGCCAAGGAACATGCCGGCGCCATCGCTCGGCGCATTGAAATTATCGTCGGGCTTCGCCAGTTCGTTGCGCGCCACCGGCCGCGCCAGATAGGGGGTGATGATGATGACGAGCTCGCTCTCGTTGCGCACGAAGTCGCGGCTGCGGAAGAGCGCGCCGAGGACGGGGATCTTGGTGAGCCCGGGCAATCCGTTGACAGCCTGCCTGACATCGTCGCGGACGAGACCCGCGATCATCATCGAGCCGCCGGAAGGCAGTTCCACCGTCGTATCGGCCAGGCGCTTGCGCAGCGACAAGGCGTTCATGCCAGGGCTCCTCCCGCCATCCGAAAGCGAAACCGATGCCTCTGTTGTCGGCTCGGAAACGGCGGTCCTCACCTTCAGGCTGATGCGACCCGGTGACAGCACCACCGGCTGGAACTCCAATCCGATGCCGTATTCGATCTTCTCGAGCGAAAAGGTCTTCAGACCGGTCTGGTTGTCGTTGGAGACGTTGGCGGAAACACCGGTCACCATGTTGTATTCGCCGCCGACCTTGAAGGTCGCTTTCTCACCGGACACAGCGGTGAGCGTGGGCTCCGCCAGCGTCTTCATGACACCGGCCGATTCCATGGCATTGATATAGGCCTGGATCGAGGACGTCCCGAAATTGACGCCCGAATTGGACAGTTGCTTGCCGAGGCCGGTGAAATTGTCACTGAGCGCGCCCCAGGAAATGCCGTTGCTGCCGCCGTTGCCGACCATGTTGACGCCGAGCTGCTTCATCACCGAGCGGCTGACTTCGGCTACCGTCACCTTCAGCGTCACCTGATCGTCGCCGATGATCTGCAGCAGATTTACGATCTTGGAGACACGGCGTTCGGCGTCGGGATTGTTGATGTCGACGCCGCCGTTGGCCGAGCCGCCGGCGGCTGTCTGCGAATACTGGCCGGTTGTCGCTTCACCGCCCGAGACGAAGATGGTGGCCAGGTCGACGGCGCGCTTGGCGTCGAGCGGCGTGTCCACGTCGCCGGTGAGGATCACGTTGTCGTTCAGCAGCTCGACCTTGATCTGCGACGTCGGGAGGAAGCGCTTGAGATAGTCTTCCAGTCCGGCGACGTCGCGTTCGACCGCCAGGTCGAGGCTGGCGATCTGTTCGCCGTTGGGGCCGAAGACGAAGATATTGGTTTCGCCGACCGCCTTGCCGAACAGATAGATGCGGCGCGCCGTGCGCGTGACCGCATCCGCGACCGCCGGATTGGCGACGAGGATGTCGTAGGCGTCGTTCGGCAGATCGATGACCACCGACTTGTTGAGACCGAGCTTGACGCGCTGCGTGGCAACCGAGGCCGTCACGCCTGCCGCCCTGTTCGCGGCCTTGGCCTCGACGAGGCCGGGTGCATTGGCGCCGAGCAGGAACAGGCCGATTGCCGCTGCCGCCATGACGGGCAGTTTACCGTTTAGCCTCATTTCCTTGCTCCCACTTCGGAAACTTCGCCCGACTTGATCAACCGCACCGTGCCGCGCCGGCCGTTGCCGTTCACCAGATAGTCGGCCTCGCCCAGGTTCTTCTCATTCGTGTCCACGATCGGACGCAGTGCCAATGTCAGGCGGTCCGCCATCTGCTGCGCCACCGTGATGATCTCGGCCTGCTGCGGTGTCAGCTCCAGCGTCGCGGTCTGGCCGACCCTGGTCTTCTTGCCCTCCTCGTCCTCCTGGATGGTCTGGTCGATGGCCAGGACGCGGATGTTCTTGAGGATGGTCTCGGTGCTGAAGCCGCTGCCGCCATTGCCGGTATCCGAGCGCCGGGTCATGATGACGTCGACGAAATCATTCGGCAGGATGAAGCCGCCGGCCGACGTGTCTGCCGATATCGCGGTCGCCACGGCGCGCATGCCGGACGGCAGGATCGACGACATGAAGCTCTGCCCTTCGCCGACCAGTTTGGAGCGCCGCAGCGGCTCGCCGGTATACATGGCCACGCGGGCGACCGAACCCTTGAGCTTTTCGAGCGCGTCCGGCTCAGCGGCACGGGTGATGAAATTGGCGTTGACGCCGCTGGCCGGCCACTGCTCCCAGCCGATGTTGTTGTCGAGCTGGCTGCCCATCGCAACGTCGCCGGACAACACCAGCACGTCCTGCAGCGCGATCGCCGGTTCCTTGGGAGCGTCGAGGACGACCTGGGGCGGCGGCGCCGCTACCATGTTCTTTGCGACATAACCCGCGCCGCCCGCCGCGGCCACCGCCACGCCCAGAATAATCAGTCGGGATGCTGGCATTTCGTCCGAACCCTTCGCCTCAAGGCAAACCACCTCGCCAGGCCGGACTTTGCAGCCGCAATCGTCAAAACAAGGTTAATGCAATGCTTACGATCGTGATTAATTTAAGGTTTACTCAAATTAGATGGAACCGCTTGCCGTTAACGAAAAAGGCGGCCACGCCGCCTCGAGAAACCCTCTTGCTCATGGGACAAGCAAAAGCACGCCTCCCGAAAGCGGGAACCGGTTTCGGGACAAAAATATGCGTAAAATCAAAAACCCAAAGCGCACCGGCCGTATCTGAAAGATCGCGATGCACCTTAGGTGGTGAGCCTGTTCAGCGCCCAGACCATCAGCGGAGAATCGGGAAAGGTGATGAGCCCACCGAGCCCAAGCGCGACGCCATAGGGAATGCCCACCCGCTCGTCGGCGAAATGGCGCAGAAAACGGTTGTGGCCGGTGTAGATCGCAAGCGGTGATTTCCGGTACGCCAGAATGGCGATCGTCAGCAGGCCGCCGATCAATGTCGAGGTCACCAGATAGCCGACGAGATTGATGTTGAGCCCCATCCATACGGCGGTCGCCGCCAGGAGCTTGGCATCGCCGCCGCCCATGCCCCCGAGCGCGAACAGGCCGAAGGTCACCGCCAGCACCAGGGAACCGGCCGCCAAGTGCCAACCGTAGGTTGCCCAGTCCATCCCGGTCAACGGAGCCACCACGGCGAACGTCGCCACGAGCAGCACCGGCACGCGGTTGGCAATCGTCATCGACAAGGTGTCGGAGACGGCAGCAAACAGCATGCAGAAGGGAAAGACGACGAAGATCACGGCTACAAGCATGGACGAAGGACCCGCATGGGAATCGACCGCCAGTCTAGGCTCGGCGAATTAACGATTGATGAGACCGGATGTTCAAATCGTCGGGCTGCATAAGAGAAGGGCCGCCCAAAGGCGGCCCCTCGCATTCGAAATGCGCGATCTTATCAACCACCCGACGGGGCGTTGGAAACGGCGTTTGCAATGGCCGTGAACTTGCTGTTCAGGGCGGTGCCAAGCGAGCCGGCGCCGACCATGATGGCGAGCGCGATGAGAGCGGCGATCAGACCATATTCGATGGCGGTCGCGCCGGATTCATCCTTCACAAAACGTGCGATGAGGTTAGACATTCGAGAGCTCCTACTCCACGTGTTACAGCACTTCCGTCAACTTCTCTTGGCGGTTGATCGGATGCTGCGAATCTAGGGAGAAGCCCTTTCAATCGGCTTAATAAATACCCTTACCGATTCCTTTCCGGCGGCGAACCCGTTGCTTGGTTAACCGTGGCCTAAACCTCCAGAAGCAGACCGACGGGCAGAAAAAGGGCGCAGTTCCGGCACACCCGCGACAATGCTAAAACAGCGCATGCTGCTTGGCCTGGGCCTCAAGGCGACCAATCCTTATCGCGCCCACCCAGCGTTTAACCGTTGGTTCACCAATCTCGTTCATGTTCCGTTGAACAGTCTGCCGCCCCGGAGCGCATCGATGACCTTGTCGAGATCATTTTCAGTTGCCGCGCTGGTGGCAATTGCCGCGTTCGTCATGCCAGCCAATGCCGGCGCCGGCATCGAGGTCACCATGAATCAGGCAAAGATCGTCAAGTTGGCGCGCGCGGCCGATACGATCGTCATCGGCAATCCGGCAATCGCCGACGCCTCGGTGCAGGATGCCTCGACGGTCGTTCTCACCGGCAAGGGTTTCGGCGTCACCAATCTGGTCGTGCTCGACTCGGACGGCAGCCCCATCATCGATGAGCAGGTGACGGTCGTCCGGCAGGCCGCGTCTTCGGTGCGCATCTACAGGCGCTCCGAAGTCCAGACCATGTCCTGCACGCCCTATTGCGAGAGCTCGTACAAGACGGACGCCGAGAGAGCTTCCGAAACTGAAATGAACGCCGGCCGCTGAGAGGCCGGCGGTACCCGCGCTGTTAATAGCGGGTTAAAGGTCGGCCAGCGAATTTAGCGCTCTTCCAAACAGGACCTCAATGGGTTGCCGCTATGTTGCCGCCGACATTGCAGGGGGATCGGCAGGAACGGGATATGAGCAAGGATCCGGCATCCGGGGGCGGTAAGGCGCGGGCAAAGCCCCGGCATGGCTTCTTCAGCGACAAGCGTGGCAGCACCGCGATGGAATTCGCGCTGCTGGCCATACCGTTCGCCCTGCTCGTCTTCGCCATCCTCGAAAGCTGTATCTCCTTCGCCGGCCAGGAGGTGATGGCCAACATCACCGACGATGTCGCGCGCCAGTTGCGGACCGGACAGCTCAGGAAGGCAACCGTCACGGAAGACTCGATCAAGCAGCTGATCTGCAGCAGGATGGAGATCATGGTGGCCAAGAATTGCCCCGGACTGCTGGTCGACCTTCGCGAATACCCGACCTTCGCCGACGCCGCCTCGGCCGGCTTCAAGATCGTGGACGGCGACATCGTGCTGACGCAAGGCACGAACTCGACGACTTTCTCGGTTTCTCCCGGGCTGGCGGAAACCAGGAATATGCTGAGGGTTTTCTACAAATGGCCCGTCATGACCGATTTCCTGGCCAAGCAGATGGCCAATCTGAAGGACGGAAAGACACTGCATTTCGCGTCTGTGACCTGGCAGAACGAACCATTCGACGACAACTGAGACTGCTCGCCGGCTGAGACTGTGGCGGCGTGGAGGTAAAAATGTACCGTGCGGGGGCACACCGGGGAATTTCAGCCATCGCTGCAGGGGCTGCGCGGTTTTGCCGTGATCGCAGTGGCGTCGCGGCAATCGAGTTCGCGTTTATCGTGCCGGTGCTGCTCATCATGTATTTCATCACGATGGAGGCCTCGCAGGCGATCGAGACCAGCAAGAAGGTCAGTCGCATCGGCAGCATGGTGGCTGATCTCGTCACGCAGCAGACGGCGGTCCAGAAAGCCGATCTCGATGCGATAATGAAGATCGGCACGTCGACGCTGCAGCCCTACAACCGCTCCACGCCGACGATCATCATTACCGGGGTCCAGATCACCGACGAGGCGTCGCCAAAGGTACAGGTCGCGTGGTCACGCAAGCTGGTGGGCAGCACCTACAGCGCCGACGCGGCGAAGGACAGCATCACCACGGTTCCGACGACGCTGAAGATCCGCAACACCTTCCTTGTCCGTGTGGAAAGCGACCTCGGCTATAAGCCGATCATCACCTGGTCCGCCAACGATTCGAAAGCGCTTGGGTTGACCTCGGCCTTCAACAACATATCGATGGGCGAAACCTACTATCTGAGGCCTCGGCGCGGTCCCACGGTCCCCTGCAGCGACTGCTGACAAGACTATTCCTGGCCGCCCGCTTCCCGCCGCAGGATGGCCAGCGCCGCTGCATAGTCTTTTGATGCGGCGAGCTCGAACCCGCCGGAATGCTCCGACTCCAGGAGATCGTAGACGTCGGGAGTGAGCGACCTGAGATTGGTCAGGAAGACGGCCAGCCTACGCTTCGCTTCGGCATCGAGATCGCTGCGCACGGCATGAGGGCCATATCGCATCGGAGCCGAGGTCCATAGCACCCGAAGCGATGCCTTCGGGACACCGGCGGCCTCGAGCCGAACGATCGTGCCTCCCGTACCGGTGGGCTGGCCATCGGCGCCGACAGGTTCCCAGCCGAACAGGCCGTCGGCTTCGCCGTCGCTGAGCATCGTCTCGGCCGCCGTGGCCGAGACGGCACGGGTCAGGAAGGGTGAATCTTCCGCGATCTTTGCGCCTTCGCCAGCCAGCCCGGTCAGCGGCAGCAGGGAACCGCCGACATTGTCGGCGGGAGCGATCGCGATCCGATGCGAGGCCATGGCGGCGAGGTCCGGCACTTTGCCGTCGCGCGTCACCAGCACGGAACGGATGCCGACGGCTCCATCGGTATCGACCGGAGCCACCAGCGGCTCAACACAGCCGCATCGCTCGGAAGCCGCGGCATAAGCGAGCGCCGAATAGATCGCATATTGGACCCGGCCGCTCGCCTGCGCCTCGATCAGCGCCGCATAGTCGCGGGCCACCACGAACTCCACCTTCATGCCGAGCGCGTTTGTATAGGCATCCGTCAGGCGTGCCAGCCCGGGAACAGTATTGCCGCCACCGGGCTCGGCGACGATGCCGATGCGAAACGTGCCGATGTCGCCGCGCCAGTCGGCGCGCGCGGACGAGGCCGCGCAGAGCACTGCGAAGGCCGCCGCGCACGTCCTCAAAGCCAGGCTTGCCGCGGATCTTTC from Mesorhizobium sp. M1E.F.Ca.ET.045.02.1.1 includes the following:
- a CDS encoding type II secretion system F family protein, encoding MTDQVVKTLTDPSFLIALLVGIAVFATVFTLMPALGGNQLKARMKTVALERDELRSKQRARLANEADRRRKGLREEQSIGMRNIVDRLDLRRALADEGTLQKLKVAGFRGQNPLTRFLFFRLVLPFVGFALAAIYVFVLGGLPQQPAFIKLFVCILVAYAGFYAPILYVNNRATKRKQSIQLAWPDALDLMLICVESGMSVEAALRKVADEIGAQSVALAEEFVLTNAELSYLQERKVAYENLASRTGLESVKSVSQALVQAERYGTPVAHALRVLASESRDMRMNAAEKKAAALPPKLTVPMILFFLPVLFAIILGPAGIQVSQRGIFGDQHSSSSQ
- a CDS encoding CpaF family protein — its product is MFGKRGKDDGNRAAPEFRPPAPPPAAPVSAGTMAVDRPAAPAPSTPAASPARRPVEAPPMAPEPPRRVQRERSETYYDTKSQVFSALIDTIDLSQLAKLDPESAREEIRDIVNDIIAIKNFAMSISEQEELLEDICNDVLGYGPLEPLLARDDIADIMVNGSKNVYIEVNGKVEQTGIRFRDNQQLLNICQRIVSQVGRRVDESSPICDARLPDGSRVNVIAPPLSLDGTALTIRKFKKDKLTLDQLVKFGAISPQGAEILKIIGRVRCNVVISGGTGSGKTTLLNCLTNYIDREERVITCEDSAELQLQQPHVVRLETRPPNLEGEGEVTMRDLVKNCLRMRPERIIVGEVRGPEVFDLLQAMNTGHDGSMGTIHSNSPRECLNRIESMIAMGGYSLPQRTVREIVVGSVDVIIQAARLRDGSRRITHITEVIGMEGDVIITQDIVLYNIKGEDANGRLIGEHVSTGIGRPHFWDRARYYGEEQRLANALEAMEKRAD
- a CDS encoding CpaE family protein; translation: MSNLAYDTPSDTGDLSQQDIAAMQALRPVPRISIQAFCETEGVANPIERAGEDRRMAKAHLKVHMGGIATAIEFYQSAPTPNLILLESRSEPKQLLEQLAQLAEHCDPSSKVVVVGHYNDVGLYRELIRSGISEYVIAPVSMTDIVSVVSSIFVDPESDPIGRSIAFVGAKGGVGSSTIAHNVAWAMSSLFKSEVVVADLDLAFGTANINFDQDPAQGIAEAVFSPERVDEVYLDRLLAQCAEHLSLLAAPSTLERVYDFDADAFAQIIETAQRSAPLLVLDVPHIWSGWSKSTLIKADEIVITATPELANLRNTKNMVDVLKRLRPNDPPPKLIINQAGVPKRPEIAASDFSEPLGITPMAVINFEPLLFGNAANNGRMLGEMDAKSPVVGTINEIAHVLTGRSEIKTKKKAGLGSILGKLSRNKK
- a CDS encoding type II and III secretion system protein family protein, with translation MRLNGKLPVMAAAAIGLFLLGANAPGLVEAKAANRAAGVTASVATQRVKLGLNKSVVIDLPNDAYDILVANPAVADAVTRTARRIYLFGKAVGETNIFVFGPNGEQIASLDLAVERDVAGLEDYLKRFLPTSQIKVELLNDNVILTGDVDTPLDAKRAVDLATIFVSGGEATTGQYSQTAAGGSANGGVDINNPDAERRVSKIVNLLQIIGDDQVTLKVTVAEVSRSVMKQLGVNMVGNGGSNGISWGALSDNFTGLGKQLSNSGVNFGTSSIQAYINAMESAGVMKTLAEPTLTAVSGEKATFKVGGEYNMVTGVSANVSNDNQTGLKTFSLEKIEYGIGLEFQPVVLSPGRISLKVRTAVSEPTTEASVSLSDGGRSPGMNALSLRKRLADTTVELPSGGSMMIAGLVRDDVRQAVNGLPGLTKIPVLGALFRSRDFVRNESELVIIITPYLARPVARNELAKPDDNFNAPSDGAGMFLGRVNRVYGTMQTDRPAGRYHGVVGFIYK
- a CDS encoding tetratricopeptide repeat protein; translation: MPIKAPNVTNKHLITTALMVALAASVAGCGSTSKFTTGSISRSDNRPLETMSANELHSATARLGDSYARNPNDKRIATNFAAALQMDGDADQSLAVMRKLAIAYPKDRDVLAAYGKALAANGQFEQALDAVRRAQTPEYPDWRLVSAEAAILDQMGQRDEARQDYRKALELKPNEPSILSNLGMSYVLEGDLRTAETYMRSAAQQPSADSRVRQNLALVVGLQGRFDEAEKIASQELSPEQAQANIAYLRQMLAQQNAWSQLKDQDKDKAKVATN
- a CDS encoding CpaD family pilus assembly protein, encoding MSQSASKAITIATAGSGRERIRRSVVPALAIALAASLAGCANWHRDSVTVGAIPDDYRTNHPIVIAEKNQKIDLPVGAGDRGMTGAQRDTLLGFLGGYDKSAAPSLTIAIPRGAANEVAALVAGRDFARVAAAAGVRRDRIVMTSYQSAVPEASAPIRVAFVAVRAQTDKCGRWPDDLLQTSENRHYADFGCSYQNNLAAQMANPNDLLGPRKQTDIDAENRGAVIDLYRARGISNEFLGNSEVTY
- a CDS encoding type II secretion system F family protein; its protein translation is MFGIDTTVLAFVVLAGFSAGAMAYAFLLTRIDNEKQAGKRLETIKTAETDRSVVKASRDRAAEAVKRRKSLQDSLKQLDEKQKTNDRNVKKPPLRAQIRQAGMTVSIERFYVYSVICGVVLTFLAYLGGAPLFALPGALLAGAFGLPRWFVSFRRARRVKAFLEEFPNALDIIVRAVKSGLPLNDAIRLIANESPEPVRAEFRRIVDSQQMGLSIPDATLRMSETMPCTEAGFFGIVIQIQSQAGGNLSEALGNLSRVLRDRKKMKAKVQALSMEAKASAVIIGALPFVVAFLVYLSSPNYIMPLFTTSVGNLILGCSGVWMSIGILVMRKMMNFEV